From Impatiens glandulifera chromosome 7, dImpGla2.1, whole genome shotgun sequence:
AAGaatgaagagaaaatgaaggaagaatgaaagaattgaagaagatgtACAAGACACTTAGATGGTAAATTagattagatgaagaagattaggttagatgaaTAGTCACgaagattaggttagatgaagAGTGACGTAGATATGTTATGAATTAGGGTTTTACTTTAGAGATTGTGGGCCTTCTTATAGGTTTTAaagataaagagagagaaaaaatattatttgaattttgagttttaatattaaataaataaaaatatatattatattatgaggctcgaaaaagctcaaCAAGTCATCGTGCAAACAatatatgagctcgagctcgacttgaatattaaacgagtcggctcgaactcggctcgaacTCAGTTAAAGTCAAGCTTAAGCCGAGCGGCTCGCGAGTGACTCACAACTAGTTTGACTCATTTGCATCCCTAGGAGAGAGATTCTTATTACTTATCGAATGAGCACTTTACAACATACCATACATGTTATATTTATAAGACTAAAACAAAGAGTAATAAATGTAGAATACGAAATGaaaaatctttattaataattaaatatgaaagaCCAATGGTCATCCATAATGGCatccatttattattatatttataatactacCATTGGATGTACCGCCTCATTAAAAACCTTACCAGGAAAACCAAGTGGGATAAAACCACGGTGAAAGGAAAAAGAGTGCAGTAGGATTATACTCCCTTTATACTCTTGAATCTCCGCATGCCAATTTTATACACTAGCTTTTTAAAGGTCGTAGTAGGGAATGCCTTTGTAAATAGATATGCTAGATTATCTGATtaacaaatttgatgaacatcaATATCACCTTTCTTCTGGAAATCATGATTGAAAAAGAATTTTGGTGATATGTGTTTCGTTCTatcgtctttaatatatatcattcatttaattGCGCAATATAAGCAAGCATTATCCTCGTATAAAATTGTTGGAGAATTCTTATTTACTAATAAACCACATGATTCTCGAATATAATGCATAATTGATCTCAACCACACACATTCTCGACTTGCTTCATAAACAACTATGATTTCTGAATGATTTATAGATGTAGcgataaatgtttgtttcataGATCTCCATGATATAGTTGTACCACCATATGTGAATACATAACCCGTTTGAGACCTTCCATTATGAGGATCAGATATATATCTTACATCTGCGTACCCAATCAATTCAGCTTCACATACATATGGATAATATAATCCCATGTCCATAGTTCCTTGAAGGTATcgaaaaatatgtaatttgtTCCAATGTCTCTTTGTCGGTGAAAAACTATATCTCGCTAGTAAATTTACTGCAAATGATATATCGGGTCTAGTATGACTAGCTAGATACATTAACACTCCAATAACACTGAGATATGGTACTTCATGACCAATTAATTCTTCATCACTCATACGAGGTCGAAATGGATCTTTATTTACATTAAACGATCTCACGATTATTGGACTACTCAAGGGATGTGCTTTATCCATACACAATCTTTTTAGTACTTTTGATGTATAAGTAGATTGATGGACAAAATTTACAATCTCTAAATGATCAAGTTGCAAGCCAATACATAACTTTGTTTTTCCgagatctttcatctcaaattatttcttgagataataaattgttttagaTAGTTCATCTGTTGTTCCAATAATATTCAGATCATCCACATAAATTGCATTTATTACAAATTGTGATCCAgatctcttgataaacacacatgaacatatttaatcattttgatatccattctttaacaaatattcACTAAGACATTTATACCACATGCGTCTAGATTGTTTCAATCCATATAGAGATCTGCATAATTTAACCGAGTAAAGGTCTCGACGATCTGAACTACATGCTTCACGCATTTTAAATCCTTAAGGATATTTCATGTATATGTTGTTCTCAAGGGAGCCATATAAATATGTCATAACAACATCCATTAATCTCATCTATAACTTCTCGTGTATtgataaacttattaaatatctaaatgtTATTGCATCCACCACATGAGAATATGTCTCCTCATAATTAATACCAGGTCTTTGCGAGAATCTCTAGGTTACAAGTCGTGCCTTATATCTgacaatttcatttttctcatttctttttcttataaatactCATTTATAACCGATCTGTTTAATACCTTTGTGGGTACGGACGATAGGTCCAAAAACTTTTTGTTTTGCAAACGATTTTAATTCAGCTTCAATCGCATCTTTCTATTTTGGCCAATCAATTATTCTACTGCATTCTTCTACAGACTTTAGTTCAAGATCCTCATCTTCATTAACAATATCGCATGCTATAGCATATGAAAAATTTTCATCGATGTCAATTTCATCTCGATTCCATCTTTTTCTAGTCAAAACATGGCTTATAGAGATCTCTTCATTTTCAGGTACATGTGATTCCTCCGTAATCATTTTTCGATGACTGGTACTCTTTTAGAGTAATTATTTCCTCAACTTGAACTTCTTTTTTGTCAAGGATTTTTATCTTTGGAACCGACTTGTCTACCACACTTCACTTGCATTTTAGACTCGTTAGTAATAATGGGTTGTCCTTCAGGGACATCAATTCTAATTAGAGAATTTGCAGTTGGAATATAAGACTTTGTAACTTTCTTAGGGTCAGTAAAATCATTTAACAATTGATTTGCTAAATTTTGCAAGTGAATAATTTTATGAACTTCAAGATTAGATTGCTTTGTATGAGGATCATAATAAGCTAATGATAACTCACGCCAGATTATTTCCTTTTTCAACTACTTATTTTCCCCTTTTAATGTTGGAAATATCATTTCATCGAAATAACAATCGGCAAATCGTGCCGTGAATAAATCACTTGTTAATGGctcaagatatttaattatagatGGTGATTCATATCCAACATATATCCCCAATCTCCTTTGAGGTTCAATCTTTCTACGTTGTGGTGAAGCAATTGACACATATATTGCATATTCGAAAATTCTTAGATGAGAAATATTTGGTTCCTGACCATAAACTATTTCTAAAGGGGAGACCTCATTATAATTTGTGGGTCTGATATGAATTAATGTTGCCGCATGTAAAATAGCATGTCCCCAAGCTTGTATTGGaagtttcattttcataagcaatgGTCTtgcaattaattgaagatgttTTATCAATGACTCTGCAAGGCCATTTTGTGTGTGAGCATGCGCTACTGGATGTTCAATACTTATCCCTATTGAcatacaataattattaaaagcTTGAGAAGTGAATTCTCCAGCACTATCAAGACGaatagatttaattaaatagtctGGGAAGTGAGCtcataatttgataatttgaacaAGCAATCTTGTAAATGCTTGATTACGAGTTGATAATAAACACACATGTGACCATCTTGTTGATGCGTCAATTAATACCATAAAATATCTGAATTGTCCACATGGTGGGTGGATAGGCCCATGTATATCATCTTGTATTCTTTCAAGAAATTTTAAGGGTTCAACCCTGATTTTAGATGCTGACGACCTTATTATTAACTTCCCTTGTGAATAAACAACACAAGAAAATTCATTGGGTAGAAAAATCTTTTGGTTTTTCAGTGAATGAATTATTCTTCGCATCATAATAGCTCTAAGATGTCCCAATCTATCATggcatttaataaaattattttaattgacaaACTTCTGGTTTGTAATTATATGTACTTCGTCAACACTTATGTTTGTGAGATATAATCCAGAAAAAATTGCGAGTAATTTTTCTAAGAAACATTTTTTACCCGAGATGATACTCGTGATagataaatattctttattacttTCATTTGAAGTCTCAATGTGATATTCATTTCTGCGGATATCTTTAAAACTCAACAGGTTTCTTTGAGACTTGGACGAATATAAAGAATTATCAACACAAATATTTGTTTCGCTgggtaatataatattttctcttttggaGCCTTCAATAATTTTTGAACTATCCGATATCGTATTCACGCATGTCTCATTCATCATCAAAGAAGTAATACATTTCTTGCTTTTCAAAATAGTATGTGTTGATGCACTATCTACGAGACAACTGTATTTTTCATTCATCAAGTATTCACTTCTAGGaatcttcattttcttcattaaataaacaaataataataataaatgaatacaTGAAccgataataataattcaaacgcaacatcaaactaaatatattctcgataaatataagttttatttattattatatataaatatatatttagaaaattatactaaacattataaaagaaacacaaatatCCAATGATCCCATTCTAATTTTCATGCTTGACAAGAAAGTCGGCTACATCAAACTGGGAGAAATCATCGAGATCAAAGTTATTTTATCATCACCGAAAGCCGAAGCCAAGTTGGTCTCCGTTATCATTTTTTCATCATTGAAAACAAAGTTGGTCTTGATGAACCCTTTTCCTTTTAGCGATGCTTGATAAAGATCAATAAAATGTTTTGGCGTATGACAGGTACACGACCAATGACCATTCATAACGCAACGATAGCATTTGTTTTCCACAGTCTTATTGATTTGATCtcttttattataatgtatttctttattgttcttcccttttatcATATGACAACCACCACGTCTACGACCATTTCTGCGAGAATGACATGAAAAATGACAGCGGCCACGACCACGATGTTGCcttctataattatatgatgACACATTCACTTTAGGGAATGAAGTTGATTCAGTTGGATGGGCCTCATGATTTTTCATTAAAAGCTCATTATTCTGTTCGGCCAATAATAGACATCAATTCAGAATACTTCTCAAACTCTTTTGCACGATATTGCTGCTGCAAGAACACATTCGATGCATGGAAAGTGGAGAATATTTTCTCTAACATATCATCATTAGAAATAATTTCTCCACATAGTTTGAGTTTAGAAGTAATCCGAAATAACGCTGAATTATATTCACTCACCGATTTAAAATCTTGAAGGCGTAAATGAAGCCATTCAAATTGAGCTTTAGGAAGAATGATTGTTTTCAAATGATCATATATTTCTTTTAGATTGTTCCATAGGACCAATGGATATTTCGCTGCgagatacttaatttttaaacctTCGCGAAGATGACGACGAAGGAAAATCATTGCTTTTGCCTTATCTTGGTCGGATGTGGTGTTTTCATCTTTGATAGTATTTCCAAGATCATTGGCGGCAAGATGAATTTCAGCACCTAGAATCCATGATAGGTAATCCTTTCCGGTGATGTCAAGAGCCGTGAACTCCAATTTCGTGAGGTTCAACAttaaatttgagataaaataaattaatttgaaaggtTTTTGAAGATACCTTTTGTCAACCTACACCGATTTGACTTTCGCAAATGAGGTGCAAAATTTGGCTACCACGAACGAGGAGATAGCCTTGACCTTTGCTTCGGAAACGAGAGACTCTTGTTGATAACGtgttataaactaataatacaAAGTTAAAGagatattcttattatttatcgAATGAGATACTTTACAACATATCATGCATGTCATATTATTagaatgaaacaaaaaataataaatgtaggATAcgaaataaaaaatctttattaACGATGAAATATGAAATGTAGTACCTAATgtcattcatttattattatatttataataaattgacatttataattaaagttaatCTCAccttaaaattgattaaaactcaaataatatatatatatatatatatatatttatatatatatttattatttttttttctatgaaataatatttttttttcataaaaacagaACAAAAATCCGATCCAAACGCACCATCTCTCGCAGGTCGCCGAACGCTCCCATCTTAAACCCTAATCTCTTTCTCAGGGTCACCTTCATTGGATCTTACAGCAGCCGACACTCTCCCCCGCTCCTGATCCCAATTCGAAGAGTGGCTGCCGATCTTTCTCAATTTTCTTCCTTCTTTCGCTCACACTGATCTTCGTTTCCTCAGGACCAGATTTCATCACTGGTAGACGTCCTTCTCCGTCGCAACGGTAAGCTTTTTAGGTACACGAATGTTATTTGAAATCGCTTCTTAACAAAAACTGATAGCTAAGATGTTAAAGTACATAGGATAACTTTCTTGGGGGTAAATCCAATTGTGAGAAAATTATTTGGAAGTTGAGGTGGATAACTGATCTTATAACTTTCTGAAATTTCTAAAatgtcttgttttttttttcaactgaTTTCAAACAAGGGTTTAGCAAATTGATTCCCTAAAACTGAATTTGTTTTTTGATGCATGGTTTAGGACTCAATTCTTAAGTTGTGCATTGTGTCAAGAATTAAGATTCCAAAAGCAAATAAAGTTGGGCTTTTTGGGTTTAGGGAGGAGATTGGGGGGACGCGTTAGAATTTTGTCTCTATTTATAGTGTTGTTTTCTTCACATGTCTCAAGTTTTAATTGCTTGTCTCTTTTCTTTGTGTTCTCTGCCAGGTCAATTGTGTTGGAAGTTTATATTCAAGATAATGACCTTGGAAAACGATGCTTCTTTCGTTGAGagtgagaagaagaagaagaagtctaAAAAGAGAAAACATGATAAGCAAGACAACGAGCATTTCAGTGACGCAGTTAACTCGAGCAAGGATGAtgagaaaataaagaagaaacaaaagaaGACTAATCAAGATGGTGGTGTTTTTAAAGAAGCTTTAGACACAACACTAAACTCGGATCACCGAGAAGAGAAGAGGAACAGAAAGTTAAAAGCTATTGAGGATAAGAGTCTGCCATCATCTGATCATGTTGACACGACCTTGGAAGGCAGTGACACCAGGGAATCAAAGATTAATAAAGCtagaaatgaaaagaagaaggatgaaTGCAACATTGAAATTGAGGATGGGAAAATCAAGACTGAAAAGATGACGAAggacaagaagaagaaacaaagcAAGGAAAAGGCTAATGATGGGGGTCACAAAGGAGAGAAGGAAGCCAATGATCAAGATGGTGATTTGAGTAAGGAATctgagaaaaagaaaaggaagttagaaaagaaaatgatgaagaaggaTTTGTCAGCAACCGAAAATGTCAATGATGTAACTAAGCAAGTTGAAAATCAGTCGAGGAAAAATAGAGCAATTGAGGAAgtcaaaaagaagaaaaaaagatcCAAGAAAGTTACATTCTCTTCGGAAGTGGAGGTTTTTCCATTAGACAACGGCGGTCTTCCAAAAGAGAACCATGAAAAAAAGCTAATTCAAGGTAAGAGGTTTACTCCCGAGGAGAATGAGAAGATTAAGGAAGCTGTTAATAACTACATAATTGATCACAACTTGGGTGAAAAAGGTCTGGACATGCTTATGCACTCTGTGAAATATCCCGAAATAAGAAATTGCTGGAAGGAAATCGGACTAGCTTTGCCTCACAGACCTTCCGCTGCTGTTTATTACCGAGCCCACATTCTATTTGAACGAGGCGATAATGGAAAATGGAATGAAGATGATTTCGACATGTTAAGAAAGTTCCACGCAGAATATGGTCCAAAATGGAAGCAACTAGCTGAAATAACAGGTCGCCATAGACTTCACATCAAGGATACATGGCGTAGAATAAAATTGGAAAACCAGAAAGCAGGACGTTGGTCTCAAGACGAATACCAAAAATTATTCGATTTAGTCAACACCGATCTGAAGCTAAAAGTATTTGCAGAAAAGAAATCGAAACACGGAATGTTGAGGGACAACATTGGTTGGACTGCGATTAGCGATACGTTATCTACAAGAATACCTGCATTTTGCTGCCTTAAATGGTACGAACAACTGACGTCCCCTATGGTGAAAGAAGGCATTTGGGCTGATACAGATGACTATCGATTGTTGGGTATGCTTTTTAACTTGGATGCTTGCAGTGTAGAAGAAGTGGATTGGGATAATATTATCGAACAGAGGCCGGGCGATGTGTGTAGGAGGCGATGGAACCAAATGATTCGTCATATTCATAATTATAAGACTAAGTCCTTTCCTGAACTAGTTGAAATTCTAGCGCAACGATATAAATTGGATGTGCTTGAAGCCAGAGAGATTTGGGATAACAAACCTTATGTTCCTTGAACTTGGGATAACAAGCCAGAGAGACTAAGTCCTTTCCTGAACCTTCCTCTGTGTCTATGACTTCAATGAAAtgttcttctattttttttctatggTAAAGAACTTTGTTTTGTTTCATCAACTTATACTAAATACTCATGTTGTTTAAGATTATTTTGTTTCCAAACTTTTAAAACTGGCTCAAATTACTTTCTTACTTTCTTTTATTGTTAGGATACTTCTTACTGTTGGGAGGGTCTATAAATGGTCTTGATGTTTATTTTCTActtattaattgaaatattatgtGTTCTAAAGTGTATATctattattatatcttatagGCTGCATCAttgaatagtttttatttaaatcattgattcatttcttccttttttGTAGTCATGTTTATTGGGTGTTATTCCTGGTTTGTTCTtgttctcttatttatttttagtacttatgaagatgttttttttttttttaacttgtaaGTGACGCCTTCAGTCTTCAGAATGGTATAATTCATGATAAAAcataatttggataaaataacaaaatttataagatcgtttctataatatatatctgTAATTCGAGTACAAAAATTTGAGACTTTCGTCAAAATTATGAACAAGTTTAATATTATGAGTACAAAATTTGAGACTTTCTTCAAAACTATGAACaaatttaatctttaataaTCTTACCATTTAAACTACTTTAAGTAGAGCTATGACTTCAAGATggtaaacacataattaattcaaatttatctcccttcaacatatatatataatatattgttagtTTTCATCTATAATTATAAAGTATTATGGGTTAGATTCtcttatctaattatttattctttaattctaTAATCTAAACATAATCTAAACAGTACTAATGTCGATAAATTGAAATAATCTTTAGTTGTGGAAATGTACCTGAACTGAAATAAAGATcggttcat
This genomic window contains:
- the LOC124909802 gene encoding uncharacterized protein LOC124909802, with the translated sequence MLNLTKLEFTALDITGKDYLSWILGAEIHLAANDLGNTIKDENTTSDQDKAKAMIFLRRHLREGLKIKYLAAKYPLVLWNNLKEIYDHLKTIILPKAQFEWLHLRLQDFKSVSEYNSALFRITSKLKLCGEIISNDDMLEKIFSTFHASNVFLQQQYRAKEFEKYSELMSIIGRTE
- the LOC124945868 gene encoding RNA polymerase I termination factor-like, which produces MTLENDASFVESEKKKKKSKKRKHDKQDNEHFSDAVNSSKDDEKIKKKQKKTNQDGGVFKEALDTTLNSDHREEKRNRKLKAIEDKSLPSSDHVDTTLEGSDTRESKINKARNEKKKDECNIEIEDGKIKTEKMTKDKKKKQSKEKANDGGHKGEKEANDQDGDLSKESEKKKRKLEKKMMKKDLSATENVNDVTKQVENQSRKNRAIEEVKKKKKRSKKVTFSSEVEVFPLDNGGLPKENHEKKLIQGKRFTPEENEKIKEAVNNYIIDHNLGEKGLDMLMHSVKYPEIRNCWKEIGLALPHRPSAAVYYRAHILFERGDNGKWNEDDFDMLRKFHAEYGPKWKQLAEITGRHRLHIKDTWRRIKLENQKAGRWSQDEYQKLFDLVNTDLKLKVFAEKKSKHGMLRDNIGWTAISDTLSTRIPAFCCLKWYEQLTSPMVKEGIWADTDDYRLLGMLFNLDACSVEEVDWDNIIEQRPGDVCRRRWNQMIRHIHNYKTKSFPELVEILAQRYKLDVLEAREIWDNKPYVP
- the LOC124909801 gene encoding secreted RxLR effector protein 161-like, whose amino-acid sequence is MDKAHPLSSPIIVRSFNVNKDPFRPRMSDEELIGHEVPYLSVIGVLMYLASHTRPDISFAVNLLARYSFSPTKRHWNKLHIFRYLQGTMDMGLYYPYVCEAELIGYADVRYISDPHNGRSQTGYVFTYGGTTISWRSMKQTFIATSINHSEIIVVYEASRECVWLRSIMHYIRESCGLLVNKNSPTILYEDNACLYCAIK